TCGAAAAAGTGAACAATCTCTTTGACATTAAAGGGAGGCAGATACGCATTAAAAGTTGCTCTTCCTTATCTTGCCAGCTTTGATTGAGAGTTTGGAAATTTTGGTTAATGTTCACATGATGCTTCCAATATTTTCCACTTTAATTACGCTACTGTAATAAAGTAGTATAAACAGATTTCACATGATCCTCACCAGCACTACAACTACaagcttcttttcttttgctacAGGTCTGGAATGTACAATTATACATTTTAATAACGAGAAGTTGAGTTTTTAATATTAGCCTATTAGGTCATTACGAGGCAAAATGtttcaatataaaaaaaaaaattgacagttAAAAAAACCCACCACATCTTTCTTatccttctttttttgcatCCATAGTTCTCTGAATTAATATACTAACCCTGTTTcgctaaaattcttattttttaaagtaattatttttcattttacgagacgggtcattttctcacaatatatcacatttaatttaaaaaataagtacttattttagtttgtGGAGTACAAGTTGTTTGTATATACGAAAAAATAGGGTGTCTGGATCGAGTACCTacgcacgtcggatgccgttaattcccaAATgggcccactcaattttttttttttgaatttttggacggctcggatcggccatccggtggctggagacggcccggcgcggccatcGATGCCAGTAGCAGGACTCGTTAATTATTGCCATAGATAGATTCACGCTTTTTCTTCCATCTTATAAAATAGGCATCGTACATCCACCCAATAAGTAACTAATTAATTATCTCCTTTCAGATATTCCATGTAGTAGTACTATTTTGTAATAACCCTTACTAAATGAACAAGGTGCGAAACAAAAGTAATTGACTTTCCTCGTTTATCCATGAGCTAAAAACATTCAACAAGCTTGGAAATTCACCACTCCGATTCTCTCGAAAATCTGATGACTTCAGCAATATTCAAAAGACCAATCAGACAGAAACTTCTTCACAGCTacatttatatttcattttctaTGTTTCGTATCGTTGATTTTGCATTAAAAGAtgcttttatatttttttttctcttccttcctTAAATCTAAAATAGGAAATAGTTACTCCTTATTTAATCTATTCAACGTGACTAGGAATTCTCTAGCTATATATTTTACCATGCACCGATTATGAACTACATGTATGTTAGTCATTCTAGCACGTACGCAACCTAAtattggagtattattttttctcaacaaAAGTTAGCAGTtttagttgtagttagtgagatTTAAACTGACCCAACATCTTGAACATGTAGGATGAGAAACAAATATTTGATAGAGATATTCAATACGTAAAATATTTTCGTTTCCTTTAACTTAAATTATCCCTAGCGAAATCCAAAAATCGAACATGGGCATAATCAAGCTATTACCTGCACTTTTTGGggtcaaaacaaatcaattaaCAACCTTTGTGGGAATGCTTATTTGGTGCTTAGCAATGCTATGGTAATCATGTCTAGTAGTTTAGTATTTCCACATTTTAAGTACCATACGAATCATATGATGTGTGCATCACTGTCATGTAGTGGAGCACATACAACTATATTACATTGATAGCGCCTCAAATGATATTCAAGGATAGAGTCTGAGAGGGGCTGTCGCCAccatacaatttaaaaaaaaaaaaagcctacttttactttgaaaaaaaaattatcataaaaAATTTTTGATTGTGTACATTCGCCTCCCCTAcgcaatttttttggtgtgtagtACTCAGATATGGTTAAAGTATTAATGTTTGGAAATAATAGTTACATCATCAGATTATTGCCATCTCCTACTTtgtgagtagtattttttttttttttgtgtgtggtggGACTTCTTTTTTCAATAAGTCTAGGTCACTACATCCATCCATTATACTATCTATtacagaaaaatgtccataaattttaaaataatattttatgaggctcagtaaaaaattagctctaacggatatcggtaagtatttttAGTTTCGTTCCTACAAATTATAATCTGATCTGTTGgtgttgattttttatagagttccataaaatattattttaaaatttatgaatattttttatattttttgatacccaaataaattctaaaaaaatatagtgGATGAATGTAGAGTACCTAGGATCTCTCTTGTTTCTTTACTCCGATAATGGACAAGTAATCCTCAGAATGTGGCAAGCGGGGTCACGAATAGTTGACTTTTTCTCCTCTAAATAGAGACCGCCGGCTTCTGATCCGTTATTTACGTCACGTTTAACCAAAAacggagagagggagggagggagagagagagagagagggaggctcAATCATCATTCTCGCAAAACAGAAGGAATTGTCATCAAAGTTTGGTGTTGGTGTCTAATCTAGCTATTCACTCGTCAAATGCTATTGCTTGCATAGGTATAGCCGtcggttttgagagagagagagagagagacgatgaaGTTTTGCAAGAAATACGAGGAGTACATGCAAGAACAGAATCAGAAAGAATTACCATTACCAGGGGTTGGGTTCAAGAAGCTCAAAAAGATCTTGAAGAAGTGCAGGCGAGACCTTCATTCCCACGATGATCATGAAATGCTTAACCTTCATGATCCCCATCAAATCTCCGCCAATTGCCCCCACCTTTGCCCCGGTACGTACCCTAACCTACCCCCAAtttacacctctctctctctctacgtataTATGATTACTCATGCATATGAACGTATGCATTTGTATTTGATTGTGCTACGGATACAGATATGAACACCCGGACACATATCTGAACACACAGATGCAGCAGTCCTATGAGGTGAAGACCCGCAGTCATATGCGGTGAAGACCCGGATGTGGGCCCGCACGCATCAAACTGATTTGGACGCATCGGTGTCCGGATACGTGTCCGGAATATGTCTCTAATTCCTTCTTGTCATGGATTTGGAATTGTGGGTTCATAAATTATAAGAATTCCATGTTCTCCTATTTCTTGTTTTCATCTATCAACTTTTCAATTCGTTGGAGCATCACTTAGCTCTTACCCAGATATTTGAACTCAAATttatacaataaaaaaaaactgaacaaTAGCTTCATTTGATATGGGATATTAAATCATTAAAATCTAAGCATAATGTTGAGCAAATGGGTTTTGTTAATGGCATGATTAAGGTGAGTCAAGGACTGGAGTTGAGTTTGGGTatgttttcttgattttgatcATGATCAGTCAATGCCTTGAGATGCTCCTCTCTATTATACTCCAAAAAAAAGTGTAACCCCATGCGATGCACGGAATATGAAATATATGTGGATACTTTAAGAAATCATTGGATGATTAAAATAGTTTATTGGCCCATAAATAACGGACTTATAGAGAAGTGGGAAGTTAAAGGAAGAAAGGAGTGAGAAAtggtggaggaagaagaggGAGTGAGGTAGAGAAGTAAGATTTGTGTACGGTATCACTAGATTTTGTTCAACTACAAAacttaataaaaaatttgacgcaatTATATAGATGGCCAAAGAAATTTTCTGTTTTAAGCTACGAAAGAAGAAGATCGATTAGAAGTTGTAACCCAATTTTAATTGAACTCTGTTTTTTCAGTTTGCGATGGAACCTTTTTCCCGTCCTTGCTGAATGAAATGTCTGCAGTAGTTGGTTCCTTCAATGAGAGAGCACAGAAATTGCTTGAGCTACATCTGGCTTCAGGATTCCGCAAGTGCTTCATGTGGTTCACAGACAAGCTCCATGGTAACCATGTTGCCTTAATTCAGGAATGCAAGGACCTTGTTATGTATGCAATTTTCAATGCTGTTGCAATGCGCAAAATACTGAAGAAGTATGACAAGGTATGTTAACCCCCTACTTTTTGCACAATCAAGATGGATCATAACTGGATACTCTTGTGTTGAGGAATTCAAATATAGGCCGTTACATATCGTATAGGATGTTAAGTAATGGATTTAAAcgtttacttatcaaaaaaaatagagtaatggaTTCGGATTTTGGCCCTTTGATATCGGCTGATATATGACCACATCGCCGATGTCGTTATGTATCCCAATGCCACGATTTGATTATGTATTTATTGAGATTATTGATTTCGACTTCAGATTCATTAATGTATTTATTGAGATTATTGATTTCGACTTCAGATTCATTACTCCAAACAAGGACAAGCATTCAAATCGCAAGCCCAAAGTATGCACCTTGAGATCCTTCAGTCACCATGGCTATGTGAGCTTATGGCTTTCCACATAAACATGAGGGAAACAAAGCCACAGCAAAGGAAGGCCTCCGCATTGTTTGATGGATGCTCCCTTGTAATCAACGAGGGCAAACCATCGCTCCATTGCGAGCTCTTTGATTCTATCAAGCTTGATATTGACTTGACTTGTTCTGTATGCTTGGTAAgtcttcaattttcattttaattCTTGTGCATTCAAAGAACTTGGGGAGAACCCACAAGTATATGGAATTTCCGACCCAAGGTCAAGATTTATAAAGATTCCTTTCGAATGctgcaaaaaatattatattgaCATGCCAGGTTGTCGAATTATGGTGCTTCTGCGGATGCAGCTTGTGCTCTAATTCCTAACGTTGCTCTGATACATTGCGAGTCAACTTCCATTTTTAACCTCCTTCCGACGTGTTTGGTCGGTCCTGTATCCAGTGGCTTTTCAAGATATTGAGATCTGAATTATATTCCCTCCTAGGTTTTCTACTCTTTCTAGGGAGTAGGGACTACTACTTCTTGCATTCTAGCTATGAACTTCTCACACTTTCGCCAGTGTACATCAATGTTCTTATGTTCTCAGTagctatgtagcaccgacactccaaaagggcgccgtgtccacgtattggacatggggacacggcggggacacacattggacacgccacgtggcgtgtccaataatttttattattttttgataggggacacggcggggacacggctaggggtcaaaatgtaatatttataaaaaatttgggggttaatatgaaattattcaaaacatttgggttaaactgtaatttttcctttgaaaaaattttatacaatttgtgaaattattcatatacaatggttcataatttttttta
The sequence above is a segment of the Rhododendron vialii isolate Sample 1 chromosome 13a, ASM3025357v1 genome. Coding sequences within it:
- the LOC131315081 gene encoding probable E3 ubiquitin-protein ligase BAH1-like 1, giving the protein MKFCKKYEEYMQEQNQKELPLPGVGFKKLKKILKKCRRDLHSHDDHEMLNLHDPHQISANCPHLCPVCDGTFFPSLLNEMSAVVGSFNERAQKLLELHLASGFRKCFMWFTDKLHGNHVALIQECKDLVMYAIFNAVAMRKILKKYDKIHYSKQGQAFKSQAQSMHLEILQSPWLCELMAFHINMRETKPQQRKASALFDGCSLVINEGKPSLHCELFDSIKLDIDLTCSVCLDTVFDPVALTCGHIYCYMCACKAASVTIVDGLKAANRKEKCPLCRNAGLYEGAVHLDELNILLSRRCPEYWEERLQVERVERIQQAKEHWESQCRAFMGV